A portion of the Diprion similis isolate iyDipSimi1 chromosome 4, iyDipSimi1.1, whole genome shotgun sequence genome contains these proteins:
- the LOC124405142 gene encoding centrosome-associated protein 350-like isoform X1: MKSNVNKEETDTKKKYVFFTDPDVIVRRAESTAAASQALQSFKINEQLRQGKSKVNQSEAEEFSNLQTKSDIKGLETLLTYHPVQPYPFTFITAVKRKLALNMHAEACKRAYEPENLDKSQTGRDANNTNTDFKRSINQAVQKMDFIKPLKVPDLKISPKTLDYSFQTAGGFGNKKFDIHGLDEKVSPVCNKSPKSAEKVHRKLDFSVLEGSQIKNSENIEPLKIPDLSISSSSSKKKEHIRDSSREKENRSKRIKKDDLGLVRKDDALKETPRRSKLSKHVSRKDAEEEADSILEMLKPENFLSSVPRESDFALKKPKSRNFVTSTVKKSDDKKHRSVSMQALKSGRERSLETKCKISENDSSSENNMKIHDRITLRDSFKGKPTENLNDPRYKNSELPNCKQQKHTTKSPSQGQLKQFENYPKSQIRHSYEKPKPSTTEMELEDINILDVSEEIKSACGSISGSKETDKQYRKDLTSKTDDVMRNETSLQQAKSSETSREAEQSDRSCQMSTQMEKRHENSGNASSTENFSSQSLNMDSKLAENPINQIDSSATSSQSKSNPEYINPQSKSFAGIILDPTRISFRDESYGEQNEFCDLVTPDINLLLRSKRRKNLLHKSDSETDLCSPKHKPANNVQPEDNGIQLLHPTALHMQFQAELRLLDSFNESLWQVMNVEKQKENEMRRKNLMLLQAGRDTIDTERHQGNQSKADQETIDKTDLPPHHINETKDANVEVINTSNENPNTKSVKTLGRVKHSQDTLADSDNFSKRNDRTSVRVTEVQTQTANDIATQTDTHRVRRRHTSPGRQIPGITYERGTSDIEEVPQLSFESLNQFEDFDQIENVSLPSRMHTMSEISLHETTSSIKTETGTEISISTRDVTCSFNKYLDSELAQLIKDEKQRYDEIEMLFKSREKTLNDRTKKLVKLEEQKRALRDMGQDSRISSVKKKQRALLLKLQQEKDEMNRLKELHKKASQERKLMLQKQRNMLNPQMSTKNILTKLKRSADNQSPRRLSGPMKGYDIRSPSSMSSLVDSDKSQLDRSHIEIKSRAAEGKLHKSEGKMPRSDITSSQEGQDTKLMKPDQSENMTEPSDTSFIDGNILSPNSQKFLAKEQRIHSAAQKFDAMLKYEIKPCKYKEVMPKLGISHHKLHGTDIESNISSKKLNKQDTSTGLEKSKVKEVQPKSTLNELDKSICENVRSESDTLVDEVSKKSKSSQATEINFENLKMKRDKELLYQKNPCVSENLNTESDEIAEELGSKQSLHIVEDLSEMTSKSLKKTQNTSMISKESSKKSQNSSKTKSNSKRKGSRSLKSKSSSDILSENILRSKSSSQIPEAIMKHHSKRSKIEKDQVQSDEDFQNLLTDDLEANDSQSSLHALVKHSKAVKEKNYQILKNIANEHEAKENVSSKDSENLRNISGRQDGNFQNVGNMSTRSQVSTLTISHHSSGESEKSYSRSVVIRAQDHHFRTSKKLEQILSAREAALASRRSCVEEWIAWHSRLRAEENRVARMEEAAFKLVSAASNALSYHDTTVSSDTSDAESRIEMLAEKLAERRTEMTRLKREAKRQAKQRLKALETNLLNQIKKYDTTIHEMRKKLENKRGAVLNDGLSDKLAIESKSLTDFKIPEIPIKRIKEIYKKSDLLKSRSESEIRSLMSEDNQHKDLDNMYGSENSEHISNYKKSPRSTPSDVTDRSEMMSSERKTTTQSIQSIFEDIKSTASKEPGFTSDDVGNQSISEQIEDNNRTSNQRSSSERSIDEISIVSSKCKSDSSRKESQFSRHKEIHNEGIMLGASRASSNRKPDTVPDSIQTADSHQEVQSNPTETVTGVEYSRCYSISIQPSVSKDVPTEILSDSEKRDHRSSSERNLSPYEISDGETISDYVLEEVSQREDKNVFKPENHQSISSRRISPKIVDSEVQSDTSPLEIHLIKESSINNLTDGLISVTSRLSSEQNALQIIPDEAPSTKGHSDIDEDVIEKSIQESESISHKLSFLELGNKNLNDDISTLENDLKALSEMMSQFSKTSDSKLKSDKEEKIVDDLANDSEKGTSADITDLDHPNNFSDQEPMFNTNNNGTYIVDEEHENLDFHEKDLTAQVTEIMQKLVPENTALRMYSEQEIDFKARSREILNEIEKSIISDHVKSPDRVTINTKSMETNASFEENKNEEAMDELNSLENDIMSIAEIISNASEAKKDLTLIRSLEYDNLLDDTDAVEARTNSDQRAFEEPEVLKQFIEKESLEEPASKLHDKCDEKKNSSQKSNETNRSIHSLNDNIEVVSSENTAQTPPPELLETSFGHPDEKSTFETIKDPEYEDISEESLEVSEIMDISERQRSERELYQKSSRLPEKYQMTQKSEDVLRILDEITQKTNQASQKSQQFLITPENNGKKIGELLQKSEQLSKNFQALTQIPRRSDAEYEVPITVSHIPNKKLILQSKVTSEQPVQILNESVFPQQIDIPEKTNRILQISHQQKTGYVSHDIEMQLSPTPSDKPETLSSVASEGHSTKSSDELETHQIRNKEDGNPNNFDVGHKKFTEKSTELNNFKQETDIQHQNEKELVVETRIIGNLVDTYDPNERLKISHGHNESQIFDTKISDIGSPVADTKVKSCEAEVYSTEEESTQQIQDVSADTASQKFDNLSEKSSKSIEISEQISLIGEPRIPLESDEYDIVSHQSKYSSAHEQLKENLIKTELSEHTGLNDDDNDDEIKSYLEHTSPIPLFEKNSLGNVENKADTLESKHGHEQEPQVTFETLEELENQSDEILQENVEKLEKTRESSLQLPAINDPIHLIQGGLENSRKSQNPADSSPELDYSEKSKELLHKSDIADKSDCASQKSDESQGSAKSDDNLQKYEVELPSESSEEVETPRSVSEIEIDSPRDPNDSRLDIEALDDDLLANENNFGTKNIELKNEFNATPAVATSEKDIEAMIDKLKVSLEQPGLDVAELEAKLLRIQQLQIELEIKKLEAEEVSYYVREIPNKPPPPYTPPSGGRLSVSQTSPSPAPAVVPTNVEDLTSFTERATHLIYQAKQSGDDIISLQPPVEICELSKDNNETAKRDRKIYNTFLFDLCKETISEVYQSECEKPGPSWLKPNAKTKPTMKIPTTVEGLNDYVSKEVATLFGFKTKLQRENLVMRWSRKRRDRVDELLAREAQAEEDEWTKFHHDELAVKNELTTAILDSLILDAANVVKMAYIKKRQVTS, translated from the exons ATGAAGAGCAACGTTAACAAAGAAGAGACAgatacgaaaaagaaatatgtattttttaccGATCCTGATGTTATCGTCAGACGTGCCGAGTCTACAGCAGCT GCATCGCAGGCTCTGCAAAGCTTCAAAATCAATGAACAGTTGCGGCAAGGCAAATCAAAAGTAAATCAAAGCGAAGCAGAAGAATTTTCCAATCTGCAGACAAAATCTGATATCAAGGGGTTGGAAACCCTTCTCACCTATCATCCAGTACAACCTTATCCCTTCACCTTCATAACAGCAGTTAAGCGAAAGCTTGCACTTAACATGCATGCCGAGGCATGCAAACGAGCTTACGAACCTGAGAATCTTGACAAGTCTCAAACTGGAAGAGATGCTAATAACACGAACACTGATTTCAAACGCAGTATCAATCAAGCTGTGCAAAAAATGGATTTTATAAAGCCGCTGAAGGTTCCTGATCTGAAAATCTCCCCAAAGACTTTGGATTATTCGTTCCAAACAGCAGGGGGCTTCGGTAAtaagaaatttgatattcatGGGCTGGATGAGAAAGTTTCCCCGGTTTGTAACAAATCACCGAAAAGTGCCGAGAAGGTTCATCGAAAGCTAGACTTTAGTGTACTCGAGGGGTCCCAGATTAAAAACTCTGAGAATATAGAGCCACTAAAAATCCCGGATTTGTCTATCAGTTCTAGTTcgagtaagaaaaaagaacacatTAGAGATAGCTCAAGGGAAAAAGAGAATAGgtcaaaaagaataaaaaaagatgattTAGGGCTTGTGAGGAAAGACGACGCCCTCAAAGAGACACCTAGAAGGTCCAAATTGTCAAAGCATGTTTCCAGGAAAGATGCGGAGGAAGAAGCTGATTCGATATTGGAGATGCTCAAGCCAGAAAACTTTTTGAGCAGCGTACCAAGAGAGAGTGACTTTGCTTTAAAAAAGCCTAAAAGTAGGAATTTTGTAACTTctacagtaaaaaaaagtgatgatAAAAAACACAGATCTGTTAGCATGCAGGCCTTGAAGTCAGGTCGAGAACGATCGTTAGAAacgaaatgtaaaatttctgaaaacgaTTCGAGTtcagaaaataatatgaaaatacaCGATAGAATCACGCTTAGGGACAGTTTTAAAGGAAAACCTACTGAAAACTTGAATGATCCTAGgtacaaaaattcagaattgcCAAATTGTAAACAGCAAAAGCATACTACAAAATCGCCCTCTCAAGGCCAACTAAAACAATTCGAAAACTACCCCAAGTCACAAATTAGGCATTCTTATGAGAAACCGAAACCATCTACCACCGAAATGGAATTGGAAGATATAAATATCTTGGATGTTTCAGAAGAGATTAAATCTGCTTGTGGTTCAATTTCTGGCTCCAAAGAGACAGATAAACAATATAGAAAAGATTTGACTAGTAAGACTGATGATGTAATGAGAAATGAAACATCGTTGCAACAAGCAAAGAGCAGTGAAACATCTCGTGAAGCAGAGCAATCAGATCGAAGTTGTCAAATGTCAACTCAAATGGAAAAGCGTCATGAAAATTCGGGAAATGCAAGCAGcaccgaaaacttttcgagcCAAAGCTTAAATATGGATTCGAAATTAGCTGAGAATCCGATAAATCAAATTGACAGTAGTGCCACTTCATCCCAAAGCAAGTCAAACCCCGAATACATAAATCCGCAATCCAAATCATTCGCAGGAATCATTTTAGATCCAACAAGAATTTCATTCAGGGATGAAAGTTACGGAGAGCAAAACGAATTCTGTGACCTAGTAACACCGGATATTAATTTACTACTTCGGTCGAAACgaaggaaaaatttgttacacAAGTCAGATAGTGAAACTGATCTGTGCAGTCCGAAACACAAACCAGCTAATAACGTTCAACCGGAAGACAACGGTATTCAACTG TTACACCCAACAGCGTTGCACATGCAATTTCAAGCTGAATTACGCCTGCTAGATTCATTCAACGAATCTCTATGGCAGGTGATGAATgttgaaaagcaaaaagaaaacgaaatgaGACGAAAGAATTTGATGCTTTTGCAGGCGGGCAGAGATACCATCGATACAGAAAGACATCAGGGGAACCAGAGCAAAGCTGATCAGGAAACAATTGACAAAA CTGATCTTCCGCCACACCACATCAATGAAACAAAGGATGCCAATGTTGAAGTGATAAATACGAGCAATGAAAATCCAAATACCAAATCCGTCAAAACGCTTGGACGTGTTAAACACTCCCAGGATACACTGGCAGACTCTGATAATTTCTCGAAAAGGAATGATCGTACCTCTGTCAGAGTGACGGAGGTTCAAACTCAGACTGCGAATGATATTGCAACGCAAACAGACACACACAGAGTTAGGCGTAGACAT ACTTCTCCAGGCAGACAAATTCCTGGTATAACATATGAAAGAGGGACATCAGATATAGAAGAAGTTCCTCAGCTTTCGTTCGAATCGCTCAATCAATTTGAAGATTTTGACCAGATCGAAAACGTTTCGTTGCCTAGCAGAATGCACACGATGTCAGAAATCAGTTTACACGAAACAACATCTTCAATCAAGACTGAAACTGGGACTGAAATTAGTATTTCAACAAGAGATGTTACTTGTTCTTTTAACAAATATCTTGATTCAGAG TTGGCTCAATTGATTAAAGAcgaaaaacaaagatatgatgaaattgaaatgctTTTTAAGTCTCGGGAAAAGACTTTGAATGATCGCACAAAGAAGCTGGTTAAATTAGAAGAACAAAAACGTGCCTTACGAGATATGGGTCAAGATAGTCGCATCAGTTCAGTAAAGAAAAAGCAAAGAGCCTTGCTTTTGAAATTACAACAAGAGAAAGACGAAATGAACAG GTTGAAGGAACTACATAAAAAGGCTAGTCAGGAGCGTAAACTTATGcttcaaaaacaaagaaacatgTTGAATCCTCAAATGTCTACTAAAAACATTCTAACGAAATTAAAGAGAAGCGCGGACAATCAATCCCCGCGCCGGTTATCCGGCCCTATGAAAGGGTATGACATTAGGAGTCCGAGTTCCATGAGCTCACTTGTAGATTCAGATAAGTCACAACTTGATCGTTCccatatagaaataaaatctcGTGCAGCTGAAGGAAAGTTACACAAGTCTGAAGGGAAGATGCCCAGATCTGACATTACTTCTAGCCAAGAG ggACAGGAtacgaaattaatgaaaccTGATCAATCTGAAAATATGACAGAACCATCTGATACTTCATTTATTGACGGTAATATCTTATCAccaaattcacaaaaatttcttgcaaaAGAACAAAGAATTCATAGTGCAGCTCAGAAATTTGATGCAATGCTAAAGTATGAGATAAAACCATGTAAATACAAAGAAGTGATGCCCAAACTAGGTATTTCACACCATAAATTGCACGGAACTGATATTGAATCTAACATTAgttctaaaaaattaaataaacaagacACTTCCACTGGGTTGGAAAAATCAAAGGTGAAGGAGGTCCAGCCAAAATCTACATTGAATGAGTTGGATAAATCAATTTGTGAAAATGTTAGATCTGAATCCGATACTTTGGTGGATGAGGTTTCTAAAAAGTCAAAGTCTTCGCAAGcaactgaaattaattttgaaaacttgaagaTGAAACGTGACAAAGAATTGTTATATCAAAAGAATCCATGTGTTTCGGAGAATTTGAACACAGAATCTGACGAGATTGCGGAAGAATTAGGTTCAAAGCAATCATTACATATTGTTGAAGATCTTTCTGAGATGACTTCTAAGAGTTTAAAGAAGACTCAAAATACGTCAATGATTAGCAAAGAGAGTTCTAAGAAATCGCAGAACAGTTCGAAAACCAAGTCAAATTCAAAACGCAAGGGGTCAAGGAGTCTAAAATCCAAATCGTCATCTGACATTctgtctgaaaatattttgcgtTCGAAATCGAGTTCACAAATTCCAGAAGCAATTATGAAACACCATAGCAAACGATCTAAAATAGAGAAAGATCAAGTTCAGTCAGATgaggattttcaaaatttgttgaCAGATGATCTTGAAGCTAATGACAGTCAGAGCTCCCTGCATGCATTAGTTAAACACTCAAAAGCTgtcaaagaaaagaattatcaaattcttaaaaatataGCAAACGAACACGAGGCTAAAGAGAATGTTTCTTCgaaagattccgaaaatttgCGGAATATTTCTGGAAGACAAGATGGGAATTTCCAAAATGTGGGAAATATGTCTACAAGATCTCAAGTCAGCACGCTTACCATTTCACATCATAGTTCaggagaaagtgaaaaaagttattcccGATCTGTTGTAATAAGAGCACAAGATCATCACTTCAGAACCAGCAAAAAACTCGAACA aATATTGAGTGCCAGGGAGGCGGCACTCGCTTCACGCAGAAGTTGCGTAGAGGAGTGGATTGCTTGGCACTCACGACTGCGTGCCGAGGAAAACCGTGTTGCTCGCATGGAGGAAGCAGCATTTAAACTCGTCAGTGCTGCTTCTAATGCTCTATCGTATCATG ATACAACTGTATCATCAGATACTAGTGATGCGGAGAGCAGAATTGAAATGTTAGCTGAGAAGCTTGCGGAGCGACGAACTGAAATGACCAGATTAAAACGAGAGGCCAAGAGGCAAGCTAAACAGAGACTAAAGGCATTGGAGACGAATCTTCTCAACCAAATCAAG AAATACGATACAACGATCCACGAAATGCGTAAGAAATTGGAGAACAAACGAGGCGCAGTACTGAATGATGGCTTATCGGATAAACTTGCTATTGAATCAAAATCACTTACTGATTTCAAGATACCAGAGATTCCGATCAAACGAATcaaagaaatatataaaaaaagtgatttaCTGAAGTCACGATCGGAATCTGAAATAAGAAGTTTAATGTCTGAAGACAATCAGCATAAAGATTTGGACAACATGTACGGAAGTGAAAATTCAgaacatatttcaaattacaaaaaatcacCAAGGTCAACCCCCAGTGATGTCACGGATCGATCCGAAATGATGAGTTCCGAGAGAAAAACTACAACCCAAAGTATTCAATCAATCTTTGAAGACATTAAAAGCACTGCCTCAAAAGAACCAGGCTTTACTTCCGATGATGTAGGAAATCAGTCTATATCCGAGCAAATTGAAGACAATAATCGTACATCGAATCAAAGATCGTCATCAGAAAGATCAATAGATGAAATTTCCATAGTCAGTTCAAAGTGTAAATCTGATTCAAGTCGCAAAGAATCACAATTCTCACGACATAAAGAAATCCATAATGAGGGTATCATGTTAGGCGCATCCAGAGCTTCGTCAAATCGAAAACCAGACACAGTTCCGGACAGTATTCAAACGGCCGATTCCCATCAAGAAGTACAATCCAATCCCACAGAAACAGTTACTGGTGTTGAATATTCAAGATGCTACAGCATTTCCATCCAGCCGTCAGTTTCAAAAGACGTTCCTACGGAAATTTTATCGGACTCGGAAAAACGCGATCACAGAAGTAGCTCGGAGCGCAACTTGTCGCCGTATGAGATTTCAGACGGTGAAACTATCAGTGATTACGTGCTTGAGGAAGTTTCCCAGAGGGAAGATAAGAACGTGTTCAAACCGGAAAATCACCAATCGATTTCATCAAGAAGAATTTCACCTAAAATTGTAGATTCCGAGGTTCAATCAGATACGAGCCCCTTGGAAATACATCTGATCAAAGAGTCTAGTATTAACAACCTAACCGATGGTCTGATCAGTGTCACTTCGAGACTCAGTTCTGAACAGAATGCCTTACAAATTATCCCTGATGAAGCTCCTAGTACGAAAGGACATTCTGACATTGATGAAGATGTGATCGAGAAATCCATTCAGGAATCGGAATCAATTTCCCACAAACTAAGCTTTCTGGAGCTgggcaataaaaatttgaacgatGATATAAGTACACTTGAAAATGACCTCAAAGCTCTTTCTGAAATGATGTCGCAGTTTAGTAAAACGTCAGACAGCAAATTAAAGTCtgacaaagaagaaaagataGTTGATGATCTTGCGAATGACTCAGAGAAGGGAACTTCCGCAGATATCACTGATTTAGATCATCCAAATAATTTCAGTGACCAAGAACCTATGTTTAATACGAATAACAATGGCACATATATTGTAGATGAAGAGCATGAGAACCTTGACTTTCATGAGAAAGACTTAACTGCACAAGTGACTGAAATAATGCAGAAATTAGTGCCCGAAAATACGGCACTACGAATGTACTCCGAGCAGGAAATTGATTTCAAAGCAAGAAGTAGAGAAATCTTGAacgaaattgagaaatcaattataTCTGATCATGTCAAATCTCCTGACAGAGTGACCATCAATACAAAAAGTATGGAAACAAATGCATCCTTTGAAGAGAATAAGAATGAGGAAGCAATGGACGAGTTGAATTCTTTGGAGAATGATATCATGTCCATTGCGGAAATCATTTCAAACGCATCTGAAGCAAAAAAAGACCTCACATTAATCAGAAGTTTAGAATATGATAATCTATTAGACGATACTGATGCCGTTGAGGCACGTACGAACTCAGACCAGCGTGCATTTGAAGAACCTGAAGTgttaaaacaatttattgaaaaagaaagcCTTGAAGAACCTGCTTCGAAATTGCATGATAAAtgtgacgagaaaaaaaattcctctcaAAAATCCAATGAAACAAACCGATCCATTCATAGTTTGAATGATAATATAGAAGTTGTGAGCAGTGAAAATACAGCTCAAACGCCTCCTCCTGAACTACTAGAGACGAGTTTTGGACATCCAGATGAGAAATCCACGTTTGAAACGATCAAAGATCCAGAATATGAAGATATATCAGAAGAAAGCCTTGAGGTTTCAGAAATTATGGATATATCTGAACGGCAGAGATCCGAACGGGAATTATATCAAAAGTCCAGTAGGTTGCCAGAGAAATATCAAATGACACAAAAATCTGAAGATGTATTGAGGATTTTAGATGAGATCACTCAGAAAACAAATCAAGCGTCGCAAAAATCTCAACAGTTTTTAATCACGCCTGAAAAtaatggcaaaaaaattggtgaactACTCCAGAAGTCTGAACAattatctaaaaattttcaagccttGACACAGATACCCCGTCGATCTGATGCTGAGTATGAAGTACCAATTACTGTATCACATATTCCTAATAAAAAGTTGATTCTTCAATCGAAAGTGACTTCTGAACAGCCTGTACAAATACTAAACGAATCTGTTTTCCCTCAGCAAATTGATATACCTGAAAAGACAAACCGTATATTACAAATATCTCACCAACAGAAGACTGGATATGTTTCACATGACATTGAGATGCAACTTTCACCTACCCCCAGTGATAAACCGGAGACGTTGAGCAGTGTTGCAAGTGAGGGTCACTCTACTAAGTCCTCAGATGAGTTGGAAACGCATCAAATAAGGAATAAAGAAGATGGCAATCCAAACAATTTCGACGTAGGCcacaaaaaattcaccgaaaAGTCGacagaattgaataattttaagcAGGAAACTGATATTCAGCATCAGAACGAGAAGGAATTGGTTGTAGAAACAAGGATTATAGGGAATCTAGTAGATACTTATGACCCTAATgaaaggttgaaaatttccCATGGACACAATGAATCGCAAATCTTTGATACAAAAATATCAGATATTGGTTCACCTGTGGCTGATACTAAGGTGAAAAGTTGTGAAGCTGAAGTTTATTCTACTGAGGAAGAATCTACTCAACAAATTCAAGATGTATCCGCGGACACAGCATCACAAAAGTTCGATAACCTGTCTGAAAAATCTAGCAAAAGCATAGAAATTTCTGAGCAAATTTCGCTAATAGGCGAACCCAGAATACCATTGGAATCTGATGAATATGATATTGTATCACATCAATCAAAATATAGTTCTGCTCATGAACAATTAAAGGAAAACTTAATTAAAACCGAGTTAAGTGAGCATACAGGACttaacgatgatgataatgacgaTGAGATAAAGTCTTATCTGGAGCATACCAGTCCAATaccattatttgaaaaaaattctttgggaaatgttgaaaacaaGGCGGACACGTTGGAATCAAAACACGGCCATGAACAGGAACCTCAAGTAACTTTTGAGACACTTGAAGAGTTGGAAAATCAGAGTGATGAAATTCTGCAAGAGAATGTTGAAAAGTTGGAGAAGACACGAGAATCCAGCCTGCAACTTCCAGCTATTAACGATCCCATACACTTAATTCAAGGTGGATTGGAAAACAGTCGGAAGTCTCAAAACCCTGCAGATTCATCACCGGAACTTgattattctgaaaaatctaaaGAGTTATTGCACAAAAGCGATATAGCTGATAAATCGGATTGTGCATCACAAAAATCCGATGAGTCACAGGGATCGGCTAAATCTGATGATAACTTACAAAAGTATGAAGTCGAACTGCCATCTGAATCTAGCGAGGAGGTTGAAACACCGAGAAGTGTGTCAGAGATCGAAATAGATTCACCGAGAGATCCCAACGATTCTAGACTGGACATCGAAGCCTTGGATGATGATTTGCTAGCAAATGAGAATAATTTCGGAACGAAAAACATTGAACTGAAGAATGAATTCAATGCAACGCCAGCCGTCGCCACATCCGAAAAAGACATTGAAGCTATGATCGACAAATTAAAag tgTCACTGGAACAACCGGGTTTGGATGTCGCGGAGCTAGAGGCGAAGCTACTCCGGATTCAACAACTCCAAATTGAATTAGAG ATCAAGAAACTAGAGGCTGAAGAGGTGTCCTACTACGTGAGAGAAATCCCAAATAAACCACCTCCGCCGTACACACCTCCAAGTGGGGGGCGATTATCCGTATCGCAGACATCGCCATCACCAGCACCTGCTGTGGTCCCAACTAATGTGGAGGACTTAACTTCATTCACCGAAAGAGCAACGCATTTAATTTATCAAGCCAAACAGTCCGGAGACGATATAATCAGCCTTCAGCCCCCAGTAGAAATCTGCGAGCTGAGTAAAGACAATAACGAAACGGCAAAAAGAGacagaaaaatatacaacaCATTCTTATTTGATCTCTGCAAGGAAACTATATCGGAAGTTTATCAATCTGAATGTGAAAAGCCTGGACCCAGTTGGCTAAAGCCAAATGCTAAAACAAAGCCGACAATGAAGATTCCGACAACAGTCGAAGGTCTGAATGACTACGTGAGCAAAGAAGTTGCGACGTTATTTGGCTTCAAGACGAAATTGCAAAGAGAGAACCTGGTTATGCGCTGGAGTAGGAAACGACGCGATAGAGTAGACGAGTTATTGGCTAGAGAGGCCCAAGCCGAGGAAGATGAATGGACTAAGTTTCATCACGATGAATTAgcggtaaaaaatgaattaacaaCCGCGATATTGGACTCACTTATACTTGATGCTGCTAACGTCGTTAAAATGGCTTACATAAAGAAGCGACAAGTCACGAGTTGA